The Streptomyces sp. ALI-76-A nucleotide sequence AAGTCCGCCCTCAGCGCCTCGCCGAGCGCGGACTCGGCGGCCCCGGGCGGCGGGCCGTAGTTGTTGGCCAGGTCGAAGTGGGTGACGCCCAGGTCGAAGGCGCGCCGCAGGATGGCCCGCTGGTGCTCGACCGAGCGGTCCGCCGGCCCGAAGTTGTGCCACAGGCCGAGCGACAGCGCGGGCAGCTTCAGGCCGCTGCGTCCGGTGCGCCGGTAGGGCATGTCCGCGTAGCGGTCGGGGTGTGCGGTGTACAACGCGACTCCAGAGGGGTTGGCACGGTGGAACGTGGTTCCCTTGGGAACCGTGCCCACTCTTTCGCGACCTGGGCGCAGTGGTCCAACAGGAGAATCCGATGGAATTCAGCGGATAGGCTTCTCAATCATGGAACTGCGCCATCTCCAGCACTTCGTCGCGGTCGCCGAGGACCAGCATTTCACCCGGGCCGCCGAGCGGCTGCTGGTGTCCCAGTCCGGCCTGTCGGCCTCCATCCGCGCGCTGGAGCGGGAGCTCCAGACCCCTCTGTTCGTGCGGACGACCCGCCGGGTGACGCTCACCGAGGCCGGACGGGCGCTGCTGGGCGAGGCCGAGCGGATCCTGGCGCAGGTGCGGTCGGCGCACGAGGCCGTCGCCGCTGTGCAGGGCGTGCTGCGCGGCACCCTCGCCCTCGGCACCGAGCAGTGCATCGCGGGGGTGCAGGTGGCACGGCTGCTGGCGGTCTTCCGGCGGCATCACCCGGACGTGGAGATCCGGCTGCGGCAGGCGGGCGCCGCCGCGCTCGCCGAGGAGGTCGCCGCGGGCCGCCTCGACCTGGCGTTCGCGGTGCGCACCCAGGGGGACACCGACCAGTTGCGGTCGGTGGCGCTGACGAGTGAGCCGATGACCGTGCTGTGCCATCCCGACCACCGGCTCGCGGCCGTCGGTGCCGCGGTGACGCCGGAGGAGATCGGCGGTGAGGTGTTCGTCGACTTCCATCCGGACTGGGGGCCGCGCCGGATCACCGACGCGGCGTTCGCCGCGGCGGGCGTGCGGCGGACTGTGGCGCTGGAGGTGAACGACGTGCACAGCCTGCTCGACCTGGTGGACGAGAACCTGGGCGTCGCCGTCGTGCCCCGCCACTTCCGGCACAAGCGGCAGGCCCTCACCGCCCTCCCGCTGAAGGGCACCGACGACACGATGTACGAGACGGTCGCGCTGCTGCCGCCCCCGCAGGCGGCCAGTCCCGCCGCCCGCGCGCTGATGACCCTTCTGGAGCCGGCGGACGCGTGAGACGGCGGAATGCGCGAGGCTGGACCGTATGCATGCCAAGGACATCCTCATCGACGCGTACAGCCGCATCCAGGAAGAGGTCCACGCCGTCGTCGACGGTCTGGGCGCGGACGAGCTCAACGCCCGGCCCGCGGCCGGCACCAACTCCGTCGCCTGGCTGGTCTGGCACCTCACGCGGGTCCAGGACGACCACGTGGCCGACGCCGCGGGGCTCGACCAGGTCTGGCTCTCCCAGGGCTGGGAGAAACGGTTCGGTCTCGGCCTGTCCCGCCATGACACCGGCTACGGGCACAGCCCCGCGCAGGTCGCCAAGGTCCGGGTCGACTCCGGTGACCTGCTGACCGGGTACTACGACGCCGTGCACGAGCAGACGCTCGGGTACCTGCGCGGACTGGCCGCCAAGGACTTCGAGCGGATCGTGGACGAGCGCTGGGATCCGCCGGTCACCCTGGCCGTACGCCTGGTCAGCGTGCTGTCCGACGATCTCCAGCACGTCGGGCAGGCCGCCTACGTCCGCGGGCTGCCGGCGAGCACCGCCTCGTAGCCCGGCAGGACGACGTCCGCGATGAGGGCCTCGCGCTCGTCGAACGGGACGAACGCGCTCTTCAGGGCGTTCACCGTGACCGTGCGCAGGTCCTCGGCCGTCCAGCCCGCCTGCTCCACCAGCAGGGACATCTCCCGGGTCATCGTGGTGCCCGACACCAGACGGTTGTCGGTGTTGAGGGTCACCCGGAAGCCGAGATCCTTCAGCGCGGTGATCGGGTGCCCGGCGATCGAGCCGGCGGCGCCGGTCTGAAGGTTCGAGGTCGGGCACATCTCCAGGGCGATCCGGCGGTCGCGGACCCAGCCCGCGAGGCGGCCGAGCTTGCCCGCCGCCAGGTCGGGGATGTCGTCGGTGATGCGGACGCCGTGCCCGATGCGCTGGGCGCCGCACACCTGGAGCGCCTGGTGGATGCTGGGCAGGCCGTGCGCCTCGCCGGCGTGGATGGTGAACGGGACGTTCTCGCGGCGCAGGTACGCGAAGGCGGCCAGGTGGTCGGCGGGCGGGAAGCCGTCCTCGGCGCCCGCGATGTCGAAGCCGACGACACCGGCGTCCCGGAAGGCGACGGCCAGACCGGCGATCTCCCTGGTCCGGTCGAACATCCGCATCCCGCACAGCAGCGTGCCGACCCGCACCGAGGTGCCCGCGGCGGCCGCCTTCGCCATGCCCGCGGCCAGCCCCTCCTGGACGGTCTCGACGACCTCGGGCAGGGTCAGCCCGCCCTTCAGCATCAGCTCGGGCGCGTAGCGCACCTCGCCGTACACCACACCGTCGGCGGCGAGGTCCAGGACGTACTCCTCGGCGGCGCGCAGCAGGCCCTCGCGGGTCTGGAGCACGGCGAGGGTGTGCTCGAAGGTGCCTATGTAGCGCACCAGGTCCCCGGAGCCTGCGGCCTCGACGTACCAGGCCGCGAGGGCGTCCGGGTCGGTGGTGGGCAGGTGGTGGCCGGCCGCGTCCGCGAGCTCCACCAGGGTGGCGGGGCGCAGGGCGCCGTCGAGGTGGTCGTGCAGCACGGCCTTGGGCAGCCGGCGGAGGGTGTCGGTGGCGATGCGGGGCGCGGTCATGTGCGAGGTCCTCGGGGGTGGGTCAGGGGGGCGGC carries:
- a CDS encoding LysR substrate-binding domain-containing protein, producing MELRHLQHFVAVAEDQHFTRAAERLLVSQSGLSASIRALERELQTPLFVRTTRRVTLTEAGRALLGEAERILAQVRSAHEAVAAVQGVLRGTLALGTEQCIAGVQVARLLAVFRRHHPDVEIRLRQAGAAALAEEVAAGRLDLAFAVRTQGDTDQLRSVALTSEPMTVLCHPDHRLAAVGAAVTPEEIGGEVFVDFHPDWGPRRITDAAFAAAGVRRTVALEVNDVHSLLDLVDENLGVAVVPRHFRHKRQALTALPLKGTDDTMYETVALLPPPQAASPAARALMTLLEPADA
- a CDS encoding DinB family protein; translation: MHAKDILIDAYSRIQEEVHAVVDGLGADELNARPAAGTNSVAWLVWHLTRVQDDHVADAAGLDQVWLSQGWEKRFGLGLSRHDTGYGHSPAQVAKVRVDSGDLLTGYYDAVHEQTLGYLRGLAAKDFERIVDERWDPPVTLAVRLVSVLSDDLQHVGQAAYVRGLPASTAS
- a CDS encoding adenosine deaminase, whose product is MTAPRIATDTLRRLPKAVLHDHLDGALRPATLVELADAAGHHLPTTDPDALAAWYVEAAGSGDLVRYIGTFEHTLAVLQTREGLLRAAEEYVLDLAADGVVYGEVRYAPELMLKGGLTLPEVVETVQEGLAAGMAKAAAAGTSVRVGTLLCGMRMFDRTREIAGLAVAFRDAGVVGFDIAGAEDGFPPADHLAAFAYLRRENVPFTIHAGEAHGLPSIHQALQVCGAQRIGHGVRITDDIPDLAAGKLGRLAGWVRDRRIALEMCPTSNLQTGAAGSIAGHPITALKDLGFRVTLNTDNRLVSGTTMTREMSLLVEQAGWTAEDLRTVTVNALKSAFVPFDEREALIADVVLPGYEAVLAGSPRT